A single Carnobacterium alterfunditum DSM 5972 DNA region contains:
- a CDS encoding propanediol/glycerol family dehydratase medium subunit, whose product MSGSNVNEDLLRAIVRDVIKEMPTDDSAVTFKETLSDNSHQETSVQNNEQVIAKQKNWFKRAGVAKSGTSKDEVVVAVAPGFAEFLTENLTGLSHRDILRQVIAGIEEEGLKARVIKVYRTADVSFVGAEGDQLSGSGICVAIQSKGTTIIHQKDLAPLSNLELFPQAPVITLDTYRAIGKNAAKYAKGESPSPVPTVSDQMARVAYQALSALMHIKETKNVVIGKLAEEIIVDFATKEG is encoded by the coding sequence ATGTCTGGATCAAACGTAAATGAAGATTTGTTAAGAGCCATTGTACGTGATGTGATAAAAGAGATGCCAACGGATGACTCTGCTGTAACATTTAAAGAGACGCTAAGTGATAATTCACATCAAGAGACTTCAGTTCAAAATAATGAACAAGTAATTGCTAAACAAAAAAATTGGTTTAAGCGTGCCGGAGTGGCAAAATCAGGAACGTCTAAAGATGAAGTAGTGGTGGCAGTTGCACCAGGATTTGCAGAGTTTTTGACAGAAAACTTAACTGGTCTTTCACATAGAGATATTTTACGTCAAGTTATCGCAGGCATTGAAGAAGAAGGACTAAAAGCTCGAGTTATTAAAGTATACCGTACAGCTGATGTTTCTTTTGTAGGTGCAGAAGGAGATCAGTTATCTGGTTCAGGAATTTGTGTCGCAATACAATCAAAAGGTACAACTATTATTCACCAAAAAGATTTAGCACCATTATCAAACCTCGAATTATTTCCTCAAGCTCCAGTTATAACATTGGATACTTATCGTGCAATTGGGAAAAACGCAGCAAAATATGCTAAGGGTGAATCGCCCAGCCCGGTTCCTACAGTTAGTGACCAAATGGCACGTGTTGCGTATCAAGCGTTGTCTGCTTTAATGCATATTAAAGAAACAAAGAATGTAGTAATTGGTAAACTGGCTGAAGAAATCATTGTGGACTTTGCAACGAAGGAGGGATAG
- a CDS encoding diol dehydratase small subunit, with protein MSELDDVAKKIVEEISVESVPKPHKTEDYENMQKMGVTDYPLYTKHPDLVKSPTGKLLDEITLTNVMSGVITSQDLRITPDTLRRQGEISESSGRAALKQNFARAAELTAIPDERILQIYETLRPYRSTKEELVAIAEELEVKYNAPINGKFIREAAKYYEVRKKLKGDN; from the coding sequence ATGTCGGAATTAGATGATGTAGCTAAAAAAATAGTAGAAGAAATTAGTGTTGAATCTGTACCTAAACCTCATAAAACTGAAGACTATGAAAACATGCAAAAAATGGGAGTAACAGACTATCCTTTATATACGAAACATCCAGATTTAGTGAAATCTCCTACTGGGAAATTACTGGATGAGATTACACTAACTAATGTGATGAGTGGCGTTATTACTTCGCAAGATCTTCGTATTACACCTGATACATTGCGTCGTCAAGGGGAAATTTCTGAATCATCTGGACGTGCTGCTTTAAAACAAAATTTTGCACGCGCAGCTGAACTAACTGCAATTCCAGATGAACGTATATTACAAATTTATGAAACATTAAGACCATATCGTTCTACAAAAGAAGAATTAGTTGCTATTGCTGAAGAATTAGAAGTTAAATACAATGCACCAATTAATGGGAAATTTATTCGTGAGGCTGCTAAGTATTATGAAGTAAGAAAAAAATTAAAAGGTGATAACTAG
- a CDS encoding diol dehydratase reactivase subunit alpha: protein MEKIIGVDIGNSSTEVALADVSPNGDVSFIDSAIVPTTGIKGTKKNLLGIKSAIETLVSKTNISIADVDLIRINEATPVIGDVAMETITETIITESTMIGHNPKTPGGLGLGVGYTVNLVNLYDQKNQTKDYIVIVPKDVDFGDAANLINLYVKYGYKITGSILQGDDGVLINNRLENKIPIVDEVAYIDKIPQMMLAAVEVAGKGKAISQLSNPYGIATVFNLNSDETKNIVPVARALIGNRSAVVIKTPKGDVKERIIPAGTLIIEGDKYTSEIGVSEGAEKIMSIISSFKAIENITGEAGTNMGGMLELVRQTMSELTNKQISEIFIKDLLAVNTFVPIDVKGGLAGEIYMEQAVGIASMVKSDRLQMILIADEIQKQFNIQVEVGGAEAEAAILGALTTAGTNKPLAILDLGAGSTDASIIDPSDRITSIHLAGAGDMVTMLINSELGIEDQYLAEDIKRYPLAKVESLFHIRHEDGTVEFFDKVLPANIFAKTVVVKPDGFVPVPGDLSIEKIKLVRQTAKKRVFVTNAIRALRHVSPTGNIRDIPFVVIVGGSAIDFEIPQMVTEELSHYSLVAGQGNIRGIEGPRNAVATGLILSYARSRRKKA from the coding sequence ATGGAAAAAATAATTGGTGTTGATATCGGTAACTCTTCAACGGAGGTAGCTTTAGCAGATGTTAGTCCAAATGGAGATGTAAGTTTCATTGATTCTGCTATTGTACCAACTACAGGTATAAAAGGTACAAAGAAAAATTTATTGGGAATAAAATCAGCTATAGAAACACTCGTGTCAAAAACGAATATTTCTATAGCTGATGTAGACTTGATCCGCATTAATGAAGCAACTCCTGTTATAGGAGATGTAGCTATGGAAACAATAACAGAAACAATTATTACTGAATCAACAATGATTGGTCATAATCCTAAAACGCCTGGCGGATTGGGATTGGGTGTGGGCTATACTGTAAACCTTGTCAATCTCTATGACCAAAAAAATCAAACTAAAGACTACATTGTTATTGTGCCTAAAGACGTTGATTTTGGAGATGCAGCTAACTTAATCAATTTATATGTTAAGTATGGTTATAAAATCACAGGTTCTATTCTTCAAGGTGATGATGGTGTATTAATAAATAATCGCTTAGAGAATAAAATTCCAATCGTAGATGAAGTAGCCTATATTGACAAGATTCCACAAATGATGTTAGCAGCTGTAGAGGTAGCGGGAAAAGGGAAAGCAATTTCTCAATTATCTAATCCATATGGTATTGCGACCGTCTTCAATTTGAATTCTGATGAGACAAAGAATATTGTTCCGGTTGCACGTGCCCTTATTGGAAATCGATCAGCTGTAGTTATTAAGACACCGAAAGGGGATGTGAAAGAAAGAATTATCCCTGCAGGCACTTTAATTATTGAAGGTGACAAATATACAAGTGAAATTGGCGTTTCTGAAGGTGCCGAAAAAATCATGAGTATTATTTCAAGTTTTAAAGCTATAGAAAATATAACGGGTGAGGCAGGAACTAATATGGGTGGGATGCTCGAACTTGTCCGTCAAACAATGTCTGAATTAACTAATAAACAGATTAGTGAAATATTTATCAAAGATTTATTGGCAGTTAATACGTTTGTACCGATTGATGTTAAAGGTGGCTTAGCTGGCGAAATTTATATGGAGCAAGCTGTAGGAATTGCATCTATGGTTAAGTCAGACAGACTTCAGATGATATTGATTGCTGATGAAATTCAAAAACAGTTTAACATACAAGTTGAAGTTGGTGGCGCAGAGGCAGAAGCGGCTATATTAGGTGCATTAACAACAGCCGGAACGAACAAGCCTCTGGCGATTTTAGATCTAGGCGCAGGATCAACAGATGCCTCTATTATTGATCCTTCAGATCGAATTACGTCCATACATCTTGCTGGAGCTGGAGATATGGTTACTATGTTGATTAACTCTGAATTAGGAATAGAAGATCAATACTTAGCCGAAGATATCAAGCGATATCCATTAGCGAAAGTAGAAAGTTTATTCCATATTCGTCACGAAGACGGTACGGTTGAATTTTTTGATAAAGTTTTACCAGCTAATATTTTTGCTAAGACGGTTGTAGTTAAACCTGATGGGTTTGTTCCGGTACCCGGAGATTTATCTATCGAGAAAATTAAGTTGGTTAGACAAACAGCTAAAAAACGTGTATTCGTTACAAATGCTATTCGTGCATTGCGTCATGTTAGTCCAACAGGCAATATTCGCGATATTCCATTTGTTGTAATTGTAGGTGGATCGGCTATAGATTTTGAGATTCCACAGATGGTAACGGAAGAGTTGTCCCATTATTCATTAGTGGCGGGCCAAGGTAATATCCGTGGAATTGAAGGGCCGCGTAATGCAGTTGCTACAGGTCTAATTCTTTCTTACGCTCGTTCAAGGAGGAAAAAAGCATGA
- a CDS encoding propanediol/glycerol family dehydratase large subunit, producing MKRSKRFEVLEKRPIHKDGFVKEWIEEGFIAMESPNDPKPSIKIENGIITELDGKRREDFDLIDYYIADYGIEKDNAEKVLAMDSVKLANMLCDPNISRSIIIDLTTSMTPAKIVEVVSQMNVVEMMMSMQKMHSRRRPATQSHVTNLRDNPVQIAADAAEGAFRGFAEQETTVAVGRYAPFNAISILVGSQVGRPGVLTQCSVEEAAELDLGMRGFTSYAETISVYGTEPVFTDGDDTPWSKGFLASCYASRGLKMRFTSGAGSEVMMGYAEGKSMLYLEARCIFITKASGVQGLQNGAVSCIGIPGAVPTGIREVLAENLICVLLDLEVASGNDQAFSHSDMRRTEKLMCQFLPGTDIISCGFSAVPNYDNMFAGSNTDIEDIDDYLVFQRDLKVDGGLRPVTEEETIKVRNKAARAIQAIFDELDLPKITDEEVEAATYAHGSKDMPDRNLVEDMKAAQELLNRNITGVDLVKALAKAGFKDVAESMLSMLKQRVAGDFLQTAAIFDDQFNVISAVNDCNDYMGPGTGYRLEGEEWEKVKDIPMAIDPRSV from the coding sequence ATGAAAAGATCAAAACGATTTGAAGTATTAGAAAAACGTCCGATCCATAAAGATGGTTTTGTAAAGGAATGGATAGAAGAAGGTTTTATCGCCATGGAAAGTCCAAATGATCCAAAACCTAGCATTAAGATTGAAAATGGGATTATTACAGAACTTGACGGAAAAAGACGTGAAGATTTTGATTTAATTGATTATTATATAGCAGACTATGGTATTGAAAAAGATAATGCCGAGAAAGTTTTGGCAATGGATTCAGTAAAATTGGCTAATATGTTGTGTGATCCTAATATTTCGCGTTCGATTATTATTGATTTAACAACTTCTATGACACCAGCTAAAATTGTTGAGGTTGTCAGTCAAATGAATGTTGTCGAGATGATGATGTCGATGCAAAAAATGCATTCAAGAAGACGCCCAGCTACACAATCACATGTTACTAATTTACGTGATAATCCCGTTCAAATTGCAGCAGATGCAGCAGAAGGTGCTTTCCGAGGCTTTGCCGAGCAAGAAACAACCGTTGCTGTTGGTCGTTATGCACCATTTAATGCTATTTCAATTTTAGTTGGGTCACAAGTTGGACGACCAGGAGTATTAACACAATGTTCAGTAGAAGAAGCTGCAGAACTTGATTTAGGTATGCGTGGTTTTACGTCATATGCTGAAACAATATCTGTATATGGTACAGAACCAGTGTTTACAGATGGAGACGACACACCTTGGTCTAAAGGATTCTTAGCATCTTGTTATGCATCTCGTGGATTGAAAATGCGTTTTACATCTGGAGCGGGATCTGAAGTTATGATGGGATATGCAGAAGGAAAATCAATGTTATATCTTGAAGCACGTTGTATTTTCATTACAAAAGCTAGCGGTGTTCAAGGGTTACAAAATGGTGCTGTAAGTTGTATTGGTATCCCAGGTGCAGTTCCAACAGGAATACGTGAAGTGTTAGCAGAAAACCTAATCTGTGTTTTGTTAGACCTAGAAGTTGCTTCAGGAAATGACCAAGCGTTTTCTCATTCCGATATGCGCCGTACTGAGAAGCTAATGTGTCAATTTTTGCCAGGTACTGATATTATCTCTTGTGGTTTTTCAGCAGTTCCTAATTATGATAATATGTTTGCTGGTTCAAATACAGATATAGAAGATATTGATGATTATTTAGTTTTTCAACGTGATTTAAAGGTTGATGGAGGTCTTCGTCCAGTTACAGAAGAAGAAACTATCAAAGTACGTAATAAAGCAGCTCGTGCTATTCAAGCAATTTTTGATGAACTAGATCTTCCAAAAATTACTGATGAAGAAGTAGAAGCAGCAACCTATGCTCACGGCTCTAAAGATATGCCTGATCGTAATCTTGTTGAAGATATGAAAGCAGCACAAGAATTATTGAATCGCAATATTACAGGTGTAGATCTTGTTAAAGCATTAGCTAAAGCAGGATTTAAAGATGTCGCTGAAAGTATGTTAAGTATGTTGAAACAGCGTGTTGCTGGAGACTTTTTACAAACAGCAGCAATTTTTGATGATCAGTTCAATGTTATTTCAGCAGTTAATGACTGCAACGATTACATGGGACCTGGAACTGGTTATCGTCTTGAAGGGGAAGAATGGGAAAAAGTAAAAGATATCCCAATGGCGATTGACCCTCGTTCAGTTTAA